The Luteimonas sp. YGD11-2 genome has a window encoding:
- a CDS encoding DUF998 domain-containing protein, giving the protein MIATTLLWLWTVWGVALFKPGYSHASQFISELNASGTAFAWQAGWLGFVPFGLSILLLAWRATPLLPLRGIGRVGVWLVAAMEAGAWIGSAFAPCDVGCPIDGSGSTSQQLHNLLGGGTYLGTTLGVVLIAISPGLRAGSRLLLAMAVALWFVLFGAMVDPAFANVRGVLQRAAEVILYGTLLATAWRSLPRMGAMGAATQASE; this is encoded by the coding sequence GTGATCGCAACCACTCTCCTGTGGCTGTGGACGGTCTGGGGGGTGGCGCTGTTCAAGCCGGGCTACTCGCACGCGTCGCAGTTCATCAGCGAACTCAATGCCAGCGGCACCGCATTCGCGTGGCAGGCCGGGTGGCTGGGCTTCGTACCGTTCGGGCTGTCGATCCTGCTGCTGGCGTGGCGTGCGACGCCGCTGTTGCCACTGCGGGGCATCGGCCGCGTGGGCGTGTGGCTGGTGGCGGCCATGGAAGCGGGCGCCTGGATCGGATCGGCGTTCGCGCCCTGCGATGTCGGCTGTCCGATCGACGGGAGCGGGTCGACGTCGCAGCAGCTGCACAACCTGCTGGGCGGCGGTACCTATCTGGGAACCACGCTCGGCGTAGTACTCATCGCCATCAGCCCCGGATTGCGCGCAGGCAGCCGGCTGCTGCTGGCAATGGCGGTTGCGCTCTGGTTCGTGCTGTTCGGCGCGATGGTCGACCCGGCATTCGCGAACGTGCGGGGCGTGCTGCAGCGTGCCGCCGAGGTGATCCTCTACGGCACGCTGCTGGCGACGGCCTGGCGTTCGCTGCCTCGCATGGGTGCCATGGGCGCCGCGACTCAGGCCAGCGAGTAG
- a CDS encoding carbohydrate kinase family protein, whose product MSVLICGSLAYDTIMVFPDQFKNHILPDKVHILNVSFLVPRMRREFGGCAGNIAYNLKLLGGDPVPMATVGQDFGPYREWFEENGIRLDQVKVLDDLFTPQAFITTDLDNNQITAFHPGAMMRSYENHVKDVAGVSFGIVSPDGREGMLQNAAEFAAMGVPFIFDPGQAMPLFNGEELRNFIELADYVTVNDYESNLLQERTGWSEGDIVKRVKAYITTRGPKGSEIHTDGKSYHVPPAHERRVTDPTGCGDAFRAGLLFGIQKGYDWETIGRIGNLMGALKVEHPGTQNQRFDYDEFAEQFRQQFGYSLA is encoded by the coding sequence ATGTCCGTCCTGATCTGCGGATCCCTGGCCTACGACACCATCATGGTGTTCCCGGACCAGTTCAAGAACCACATCCTGCCGGACAAGGTCCACATCCTGAACGTCTCGTTCCTGGTGCCCAGGATGCGCCGCGAGTTCGGCGGCTGCGCCGGCAACATCGCCTACAACCTCAAGCTGCTCGGTGGCGACCCGGTGCCGATGGCCACGGTCGGCCAGGACTTCGGCCCCTACCGCGAGTGGTTCGAGGAAAACGGCATCCGCCTGGACCAGGTCAAGGTGCTCGACGACCTGTTCACTCCGCAGGCCTTCATCACCACCGACCTCGACAACAACCAGATCACCGCCTTCCATCCCGGCGCGATGATGCGCAGCTACGAGAACCACGTGAAGGACGTGGCGGGCGTGAGCTTCGGCATCGTCAGCCCCGACGGCCGCGAGGGCATGCTGCAGAACGCCGCCGAATTCGCCGCGATGGGCGTGCCCTTCATCTTCGACCCCGGCCAGGCGATGCCGCTGTTCAACGGCGAGGAACTGCGCAACTTCATCGAGCTGGCGGACTACGTGACCGTCAACGACTACGAGTCCAACCTGCTGCAGGAGCGCACCGGCTGGAGCGAGGGCGACATCGTCAAGCGGGTCAAGGCCTACATCACCACCCGCGGCCCGAAGGGTTCGGAGATCCATACCGACGGCAAGAGCTACCACGTGCCGCCCGCGCACGAACGCCGCGTGACCGACCCCACCGGCTGTGGCGATGCGTTCCGCGCCGGCCTGCTGTTCGGCATCCAGAAGGGCTACGACTGGGAAACCATCGGCCGCATCGGCAACCTGATGGGTGCGCTGAAGGTGGAGCACCCCGGCACCCAGAACCAGCGCTTCGACTACGACGAGTTCGCCGAGCAGTTCCGCCAGCAGTTCGGCTACTCGCTGGCCTGA
- a CDS encoding rod shape-determining protein — MFKKFRGLFSNDLSIDLGTANTLIFVRGQGIVLNEPSVVAVRQDRAGGQKVVAAVGSEAKQMLGRTPGNITTHRPMKDGVIADFTYTEEMLKHFIRKVHKSRLLRPSPRVLICVPAGSTQVEKRAIKDSALEAGARDVSLIEEPMAAAIGAGMPVTEARGSMVVDVGGGTTEVAVIALNGIVYSQSARIGGDRFDESIINYVRRNHGMLIGEATAERVKIELGCAYPQEKVEETEISGRHLAEGVPKMVKINSNEVLEALREPLMGIVAAVRQALEQTPPELSADVAERGIVLTGGGALLRDLDRLISEETGLHVQVADDPLTCVARGGGRALELLDLHGNEFFTAD, encoded by the coding sequence ATGTTCAAAAAGTTCCGCGGTCTGTTCTCCAACGACCTGTCCATCGACCTGGGCACCGCAAACACCCTCATCTTCGTGCGTGGCCAGGGCATCGTGCTCAACGAGCCGTCCGTGGTCGCAGTGCGCCAGGACCGTGCCGGCGGGCAGAAGGTGGTGGCGGCGGTCGGCAGCGAGGCCAAGCAGATGCTGGGCCGCACGCCGGGCAACATCACCACCCACCGGCCGATGAAGGACGGCGTCATCGCCGACTTCACCTACACCGAGGAAATGCTCAAGCACTTCATCCGCAAGGTGCACAAGTCGCGCCTGCTGCGGCCCAGCCCGCGCGTGCTGATCTGCGTGCCCGCCGGTTCCACCCAGGTGGAGAAGCGCGCGATCAAGGATTCCGCGCTCGAGGCCGGTGCACGCGACGTCTCGCTGATCGAGGAGCCGATGGCCGCCGCGATCGGCGCCGGCATGCCGGTCACCGAAGCGCGCGGCTCGATGGTGGTCGATGTCGGCGGTGGTACCACCGAGGTCGCGGTGATCGCGCTCAACGGCATCGTGTACTCGCAGTCGGCACGCATCGGCGGCGACCGTTTCGACGAGTCGATCATCAACTACGTGCGCCGCAACCACGGCATGCTGATCGGCGAGGCAACCGCCGAGCGGGTCAAGATCGAACTCGGCTGCGCCTACCCGCAGGAGAAGGTGGAAGAGACCGAGATCTCCGGCCGCCACCTCGCCGAGGGCGTGCCGAAGATGGTCAAGATCAACTCCAACGAAGTGCTCGAGGCGCTGCGCGAGCCGCTGATGGGCATCGTCGCCGCGGTGCGCCAGGCGCTCGAGCAGACCCCGCCGGAACTGAGCGCCGACGTCGCCGAGCGCGGCATCGTGCTCACCGGTGGTGGCGCGCTGCTGCGCGACCTCGACCGCCTGATCAGCGAGGAGACCGGCCTGCACGTGCAGGTGGCCGACGACCCGCTGACCTGCGTGGCCCGCGGCGGTGGCCGCGCACTGGAACTGCTCGACCTGCACGGCAACGAGTTCTTTACCGCGGATTGA
- the mreC gene encoding rod shape-determining protein MreC yields the protein MSYSPAAPRSGDVAGTLRLLAFLAISVGLLVADHHGEWLSRARAQANVAMQPLWWLAGLPSRLGRSVREDAVTRSLLAEDNHRLRNELLVVNARLARMQAAAAENQRLRAMLEATDDGRMDVQLAPILEIDLDPTRQRLTLRAGSRDGVHVGQSVIDAGGVLGQIIATTPTTATVLLLTDPDHAIPVEVVRTGVRLIVYGQGRADLLRLPNVPLSSDVEPGDVLVTSGLGGRFPPGFPVGRIATLAPDDSRAFLVGEVMPTAQIDRGRDVLLLREGRGPLPAVARRAAEWTAIGAGVVRGRDVSPATAAAALPANAPAEATP from the coding sequence GTGTCCTACAGTCCTGCTGCGCCCCGCTCCGGCGATGTTGCCGGCACGCTCCGTCTTCTCGCCTTCCTCGCCATTTCGGTCGGGCTGCTGGTGGCCGACCACCATGGCGAGTGGCTGTCGCGCGCGCGCGCGCAGGCCAACGTGGCGATGCAGCCGCTGTGGTGGCTGGCGGGCCTGCCGTCGCGGCTGGGCCGCAGCGTGCGCGAGGATGCGGTCACCCGCAGCCTGCTGGCCGAGGACAACCACCGCCTGCGCAACGAACTGCTGGTGGTCAATGCACGACTGGCACGGATGCAGGCCGCTGCGGCCGAAAACCAGCGACTACGCGCCATGCTCGAAGCCACCGACGACGGCCGCATGGATGTGCAGCTCGCGCCGATCCTCGAGATCGACCTCGATCCCACCCGCCAGCGCCTGACCCTGCGCGCCGGCAGCCGCGATGGCGTGCATGTGGGCCAGAGCGTCATCGATGCCGGCGGCGTGCTCGGCCAGATCATCGCCACCACCCCGACCACTGCCACCGTGCTGCTGCTGACCGACCCCGACCATGCGATTCCCGTGGAAGTGGTACGCACCGGCGTGCGCCTGATCGTCTACGGCCAGGGCCGCGCCGACCTGCTGCGGCTGCCGAACGTGCCGCTGTCGAGCGATGTCGAGCCCGGCGACGTGCTGGTGACCTCGGGCCTGGGCGGGCGCTTCCCGCCGGGGTTTCCGGTGGGCCGCATCGCCACGCTCGCGCCCGACGACAGCCGCGCGTTCCTGGTGGGCGAGGTGATGCCGACCGCGCAGATCGACCGCGGCCGCGACGTGCTGCTGCTGCGCGAAGGCCGCGGCCCGCTGCCGGCGGTGGCGCGTCGCGCGGCCGAGTGGACGGCCATCGGCGCCGGCGTCGTGCGTGGTCGCGATGTCAGCCCCGCCACCGCCGCCGCCGCGCTGCCCGCGAACGCACCGGCGGAGGCCACGCCATGA
- the mreD gene encoding rod shape-determining protein MreD codes for MRRARNSWVLPVSVLLALLLGLLPLPELLQPLRPYWLALVVAYWVIEGEGRQGLGFAFGVGLLADLAFGSLLGEQAMRLVILAFILQRFRNQLRFFPVPQQALAIGGLLLNDRVVNAAVHLAMGIPQLPWSYWLAPVIGMLLWPPLFVLLDSLRLSRRKAG; via the coding sequence ATGAGGCGTGCGCGCAACAGCTGGGTGCTGCCGGTCAGCGTGCTGCTGGCGCTGCTGCTGGGCCTGCTGCCGCTGCCGGAGCTGCTGCAGCCGCTGCGCCCGTACTGGCTGGCGCTGGTGGTGGCGTACTGGGTGATCGAGGGCGAGGGCCGCCAGGGGCTGGGCTTCGCGTTCGGCGTCGGTCTGCTGGCCGATCTCGCCTTCGGCAGCCTGCTCGGCGAGCAGGCGATGCGGCTGGTGATCCTCGCCTTCATCCTGCAGCGCTTCCGCAACCAGCTGCGCTTCTTCCCGGTGCCGCAGCAGGCACTGGCGATCGGCGGGCTGCTGCTCAACGACCGCGTGGTGAATGCCGCGGTGCATCTGGCCATGGGCATCCCGCAGCTGCCGTGGAGCTATTGGCTGGCGCCGGTGATCGGCATGCTGTTGTGGCCGCCGCTGTTCGTGCTGCTGGATTCGTTGCGCCTGAGCCGCCGGAAGGCCGGCTGA
- the rodA gene encoding rod shape-determining protein RodA: MNVILRWLLDLLQRFTRTLDWPLLGALLALMGIGLAVLYSAGGHSQAMLTAQALRYGVGLGALWLLSRVPVLTLRAITPLGYGLSLLPLVAVLFMGTGRHGQHWINLGVFYLQPSELMKLSLPMMTAWYLNRAPLPPSITGVLVGLAIIGLPTGLIMLQPDLGTAVLVAASGLFVLYLAGMSWWWFVAAFGALAAAAPVAWFWLLMPYQKDRLLMFLDPEQDPLGAGWNIIQSKIAIGAGGLRGMGWGQGSQSHLNYVPEHTTDFIFAVLAEEFGWLGVMVTLALYLFVVARCLWIAAQARDGFGRLVAGALGLSLFVYVLVNGGMISGLLPVVGVPMPLLSYGGTAAVSLLAGMGVVMSVRAHAGARRA; this comes from the coding sequence ATGAACGTCATCCTGCGCTGGCTGCTGGACCTGCTGCAGCGTTTCACCCGCACCCTCGACTGGCCGCTGCTGGGCGCGCTGCTGGCGTTGATGGGCATCGGCCTCGCGGTGCTCTACAGCGCCGGCGGCCACAGCCAGGCGATGCTGACCGCGCAGGCGCTACGCTACGGCGTCGGCCTGGGCGCGCTGTGGCTGCTGTCGCGGGTGCCGGTGCTGACCCTGCGCGCAATCACCCCGCTGGGTTACGGCCTGTCGCTGCTGCCGCTGGTGGCGGTGCTGTTCATGGGCACCGGCCGCCATGGCCAGCACTGGATCAACCTCGGCGTGTTCTACCTGCAGCCGTCGGAGCTGATGAAGCTCAGCCTGCCGATGATGACCGCGTGGTATCTCAACCGCGCGCCGCTGCCGCCGAGCATCACCGGGGTGCTGGTGGGGCTGGCCATCATCGGTCTGCCGACCGGGCTGATCATGCTGCAGCCCGACCTGGGCACCGCGGTGCTGGTGGCGGCCAGCGGCCTGTTCGTGCTGTATCTCGCGGGGATGTCGTGGTGGTGGTTCGTGGCCGCCTTCGGCGCACTGGCGGCCGCGGCGCCGGTGGCGTGGTTCTGGCTGCTGATGCCCTACCAGAAGGACCGCCTGCTGATGTTCCTCGATCCCGAGCAGGACCCGCTGGGCGCGGGCTGGAACATCATCCAGTCCAAGATCGCGATCGGCGCCGGCGGCCTGCGCGGCATGGGCTGGGGGCAGGGCAGCCAGTCGCATCTCAACTACGTGCCCGAACACACCACCGATTTCATCTTCGCGGTGCTGGCCGAGGAGTTCGGCTGGCTGGGGGTGATGGTCACGCTGGCGCTGTACCTGTTCGTGGTCGCACGCTGCCTGTGGATCGCGGCGCAGGCGCGCGACGGCTTCGGCCGTCTGGTGGCCGGTGCGCTCGGGCTGTCGCTGTTCGTCTACGTGCTGGTCAACGGCGGGATGATCTCCGGGCTGCTGCCGGTGGTCGGCGTGCCGATGCCGCTGCTGTCGTATGGCGGTACGGCGGCGGTCTCGTTGCTGGCGGGCATGGGCGTGGTGATGTCGGTGCGAGCGCACGCCGGCGCACGCCGGGCCTGA
- the mltB gene encoding lytic murein transglycosylase B → MTRRTPVFRGFAASLLPLALVACATQANPPPVDQVSASAAPATASAAVPTTLPPVPQPPERPVAPESVTDPAIPREQRIANFVDYTASTYGVEPRHIREVLAQAQLRQPILDAMSRPAEAVRPWRDYRPIFINDQRINGGIRFYRENRAALDRVAAETGVPAEMIVAIIGVETSYGRVTGNYRVVDALYTLAFDFPRRAPFFAGELAQLFALQKAEPQLDLLALKGSYAGAMGMGQFMPSSYRLWAKDGDGDGRRDLLTHLPDVFASIANYFVVHGWERGAPVVARADRAPGAEDFRPDTMDPVHPLAALAERGYTPRAGEPVAEGATLISLDGDSGPEYWLGYRNFYVITRYNRSPMYSLAVHQLAQAIRAGAAGP, encoded by the coding sequence ATGACCCGACGCACCCCTGTTTTCCGCGGCTTTGCCGCGAGCCTGCTGCCCCTCGCCCTGGTCGCCTGTGCGACGCAGGCCAATCCACCGCCCGTCGACCAGGTGTCGGCCAGCGCGGCACCGGCGACCGCGAGTGCGGCCGTCCCGACCACGCTGCCGCCGGTACCGCAGCCACCGGAGCGCCCCGTGGCACCGGAGTCGGTCACCGATCCGGCGATCCCGCGCGAACAGCGCATCGCCAATTTCGTCGACTACACCGCCAGTACCTACGGTGTCGAGCCACGGCACATCCGCGAGGTGCTGGCCCAGGCACAGCTGCGCCAGCCGATCCTCGACGCGATGTCGCGCCCGGCCGAGGCGGTACGCCCGTGGCGTGACTACCGGCCGATCTTCATCAACGACCAGCGCATCAACGGCGGCATCCGCTTCTACCGCGAGAACCGCGCGGCGCTCGACCGGGTGGCGGCCGAAACCGGTGTGCCGGCGGAGATGATCGTCGCGATCATCGGCGTGGAGACCAGCTACGGGCGCGTCACCGGCAACTACCGGGTCGTCGATGCCCTCTACACGCTGGCCTTCGATTTCCCCAGGCGTGCACCGTTCTTCGCCGGCGAACTCGCGCAGCTGTTCGCGCTGCAGAAGGCGGAGCCGCAGCTCGACCTGCTTGCCCTCAAGGGCAGCTACGCCGGTGCGATGGGTATGGGCCAGTTCATGCCGTCGAGCTACCGCCTGTGGGCCAAGGATGGCGACGGCGATGGCCGTCGCGACCTGCTGACCCATCTGCCGGACGTGTTCGCGTCGATCGCCAACTACTTCGTCGTGCACGGATGGGAGCGCGGCGCACCGGTGGTGGCACGCGCCGACCGCGCCCCCGGTGCCGAGGATTTCCGCCCCGACACCATGGACCCGGTGCATCCGCTGGCCGCGCTGGCCGAGCGCGGCTACACCCCGCGTGCCGGCGAACCGGTGGCCGAAGGCGCGACGCTGATCAGTCTCGACGGCGACAGCGGCCCCGAGTACTGGCTGGGCTACCGCAACTTCTATGTGATCACCCGCTACAACCGCTCGCCGATGTACTCGCTGGCCGTGCACCAGCTTGCGCAGGCCATCCGCGCGGGAGCCGCCGGGCCATGA
- a CDS encoding septal ring lytic transglycosylase RlpA family protein produces the protein MRWLAAAGAVLLLGACSGTPRKAAAPDAGASTGPVAAPSGSARRSPYAPAQEDPRKRGDYVAGGLYAPHIQDSAPDYIPDVDAIPEPEVVDEPRSAYGNRSPYQVLGKSYHVLEDTTGFSERGRASYYGNKFHGRRTSNLEVYDMYAFTAAHKSLPLPSFARVTNLQNGRSVVVRVNDRGPFHEGRVVDLSWAAAVKLDMHRAGTAEVEVVALSPGENARHEAGRYAQALPPAAPELATPATAAPPAASAIDRVVAALPMASAHAGERPAPVASAGVTPAPAGEWRFDMHQNGRAMTADEFDAWMKERQIRVATGRPATPPSSGQAAPATPATPDASPAVIPVSGGAAVTLQVAAFGTRDNAERALSMLRGAGVGDAQLVDGVAAGKPVWRLRVGPVASHQVADVTARCAGLGFGQPQIVRE, from the coding sequence ATGAGGTGGCTGGCGGCTGCGGGCGCGGTGCTGCTGCTGGGCGCCTGCAGCGGCACGCCGCGCAAGGCCGCGGCCCCGGATGCCGGGGCCAGCACGGGCCCCGTGGCAGCGCCCTCCGGCAGCGCGCGCCGCTCGCCGTACGCACCGGCGCAGGAGGACCCCCGCAAGCGCGGCGATTACGTTGCCGGCGGCCTGTACGCGCCGCATATCCAGGACAGCGCGCCGGACTACATCCCCGACGTCGATGCAATCCCCGAGCCCGAAGTGGTCGACGAGCCGCGCTCGGCCTACGGCAACCGCAGCCCCTACCAGGTGCTGGGCAAGTCCTACCACGTGCTCGAAGACACCACCGGCTTCAGCGAACGCGGCCGGGCGTCGTATTACGGCAACAAGTTCCATGGCCGGCGCACCTCCAACCTCGAGGTGTACGACATGTACGCCTTCACCGCGGCGCACAAGTCGTTGCCGCTGCCGAGTTTCGCGCGGGTGACCAACCTGCAGAACGGGCGCTCGGTGGTGGTGCGCGTCAACGACCGTGGGCCGTTCCACGAGGGCCGGGTGGTCGACCTCAGCTGGGCGGCGGCGGTGAAGCTCGACATGCACCGCGCCGGCACCGCCGAGGTCGAGGTGGTCGCGCTGAGCCCGGGCGAGAACGCGCGCCACGAGGCCGGCCGTTACGCACAGGCACTGCCCCCGGCCGCGCCGGAGCTGGCCACCCCCGCCACCGCCGCACCGCCGGCTGCCAGTGCGATCGACCGCGTGGTCGCCGCGTTGCCGATGGCCAGCGCGCATGCGGGCGAACGGCCTGCACCCGTCGCCAGCGCCGGGGTCACCCCGGCACCGGCCGGCGAATGGCGCTTCGACATGCACCAGAACGGGCGTGCGATGACCGCCGACGAATTCGATGCGTGGATGAAGGAACGGCAGATCCGTGTCGCCACCGGCCGTCCAGCCACGCCGCCGTCGAGTGGCCAGGCCGCGCCAGCCACGCCCGCCACGCCAGACGCGTCGCCAGCCGTCATCCCCGTCTCCGGCGGTGCCGCGGTGACCCTGCAGGTCGCCGCCTTCGGCACCCGCGACAATGCGGAGCGCGCACTGTCGATGCTGCGCGGCGCCGGGGTCGGTGACGCGCAACTGGTCGATGGCGTGGCTGCCGGCAAGCCGGTCTGGCGCCTGCGCGTCGGCCCCGTCGCCTCGCACCAGGTCGCCGATGTGACCGCCCGCTGTGCCGGGCTCGGCTTCGGCCAGCCACAGATCGTTCGCGAGTAG
- a CDS encoding D-alanyl-D-alanine carboxypeptidase family protein, translating to MKFLSPSFRPTLVLAAAFVVSTLGFAVAQTPAPAPAPAALSDAMPAPPPPAINASAWVLMDYETGQVLAGENADQRVEPASITKVMTSYVVAAEMAAGKVSATDQVMMTENAWRKGGARTDGSYSGFPVNQTASLLEMEKGMAVQSGNDAAIALAEHVAGSEDAFAALMNAYAQRIGLKNSHFVNSHGLSEENHYSTARDLALLGRAMIRDYPEEYAHNSIKEMTVNGITQRNRNLLLWRDDSVDGIKTGHHSAAGYCLMSSAKRGDQRLIAVVMGSSSEAQRATDSLALLNWGFRFFETHTIYEAGTAISSQRIWKGRADELQLALAEPLTVSLPRGKYQQLKPTMDIPATLVAPVEQGAAVGTVKVSLDGEVIAERPLVALQPVEQAGFFKRLWHEFLMWWNAD from the coding sequence ATGAAGTTCCTGTCGCCCTCTTTCCGCCCGACCCTCGTGCTTGCCGCCGCGTTCGTGGTGTCCACGCTGGGCTTCGCCGTCGCGCAGACGCCGGCCCCTGCGCCGGCACCGGCCGCACTCAGCGACGCCATGCCCGCACCGCCGCCGCCGGCGATCAACGCGTCGGCCTGGGTACTGATGGATTACGAAACCGGCCAGGTGCTGGCCGGCGAGAACGCCGACCAGCGCGTGGAGCCTGCCAGCATCACCAAGGTGATGACCAGTTACGTCGTAGCCGCGGAAATGGCGGCCGGCAAGGTCTCGGCGACCGACCAGGTGATGATGACCGAGAACGCCTGGCGCAAGGGCGGGGCACGCACGGACGGCAGCTACAGCGGTTTCCCGGTCAACCAGACCGCCTCGCTGCTGGAGATGGAGAAAGGCATGGCGGTGCAGTCGGGCAACGACGCCGCGATCGCACTGGCCGAACACGTGGCCGGCAGCGAGGACGCGTTCGCCGCGCTGATGAACGCCTATGCGCAGCGCATCGGCCTGAAGAACAGCCACTTCGTCAACTCGCATGGCCTGAGCGAGGAGAACCATTACTCCACCGCGCGTGACCTGGCCCTGTTGGGCCGCGCGATGATCCGCGACTACCCCGAGGAGTACGCGCACAACAGCATCAAGGAGATGACCGTCAACGGCATCACCCAGCGCAACCGCAACCTGCTGCTGTGGCGCGACGACAGTGTCGACGGCATCAAGACCGGCCACCACTCCGCCGCCGGCTACTGCCTGATGTCCTCGGCCAAGCGCGGCGACCAGCGCCTGATCGCGGTGGTGATGGGCTCCAGCAGCGAGGCGCAGCGCGCCACCGATTCGCTGGCGCTGCTCAACTGGGGCTTCCGCTTTTTCGAGACCCACACCATCTACGAGGCCGGCACCGCGATCAGCAGCCAGCGCATCTGGAAAGGCCGTGCCGACGAACTGCAGCTGGCGCTGGCGGAACCGCTGACGGTCAGCCTGCCGCGCGGCAAGTACCAGCAGCTGAAGCCGACCATGGACATCCCGGCCACGCTGGTGGCCCCGGTGGAGCAGGGCGCCGCGGTGGGCACGGTGAAGGTCAGCCTCGATGGCGAAGTGATCGCCGAACGGCCGCTGGTCGCGTTGCAGCCGGTCGAACAGGCCGGCTTCTTCAAGCGGCTGTGGCACGAATTCCTGATGTGGTGGAACGCCGACTGA